A single region of the Bacillota bacterium genome encodes:
- the lysS gene encoding lysine--tRNA ligase: MSDETPKTSLSETSEIAVRRAKLDKLRGMGLDPFGHRFERTHFAQHVKDDFVTLEGREVTIAGRLTTIRKHGKATFADLSDMSGKVQVYAKIDVLGEDQYGLFDELDGGDTIGLTGVVFKTRRGEVTVEIRRFELLSKALRPLPEKWHGLTDVDLRYRQRYVDLIVNPDVRETFVKRSKIISAVRRYLDGHGYCEVETPILTLLASGGHARPFTTHHNTLDLDLCLRIALELYHKRLIVGGFDRVYEIGHCFRNEGIDTRHNPEFTMLELYQSFADYEDMMRLGEEMFAGAAEEALGTTKVTYQGRVLDLTPPWPRVRMLDAIKEYAGVDWLTVKSDQEAVAIGEKLGLDLAGKRTKGMVLDELCSEFVEPRLIQPSFLIDYPIEISPLAKRRPDNPELTYRFEAFINGWETMNAFSELNDPIDQRERFEQQAREKAKGNDEAMAYDEDFVTALEYGMPPTGGMGVGIDRLTMLLTDSPSIRDVILFPVMRPRG, encoded by the coding sequence TTGAGCGACGAGACCCCCAAGACCAGTCTCTCCGAGACTAGCGAGATCGCCGTTCGCCGAGCCAAACTGGACAAGCTTCGCGGGATGGGGCTGGACCCCTTCGGCCACCGCTTTGAGCGGACCCACTTCGCCCAGCACGTCAAGGACGACTTCGTCACCCTGGAAGGCCGGGAGGTGACCATCGCCGGCCGGCTGACGACCATCCGCAAACACGGCAAGGCCACCTTCGCCGACCTCAGCGACATGTCTGGGAAGGTGCAGGTCTACGCGAAGATTGACGTCCTCGGGGAAGACCAGTACGGGCTGTTTGATGAGCTCGATGGGGGCGACACCATCGGGCTGACCGGCGTCGTCTTCAAGACCAGGCGCGGAGAGGTCACCGTCGAGATCAGGCGGTTCGAACTGCTCTCCAAGGCCCTCCGGCCGCTCCCCGAGAAATGGCACGGCCTGACCGACGTAGACCTCCGGTACCGTCAGCGCTATGTCGACCTGATCGTCAACCCGGACGTCCGGGAGACCTTCGTCAAGCGCAGCAAGATCATCAGTGCCGTCCGCCGGTACCTCGACGGCCACGGGTACTGCGAGGTGGAGACGCCCATCCTGACCCTCCTGGCCAGCGGCGGCCACGCCCGGCCGTTCACCACCCACCACAACACTCTTGACCTCGACCTTTGCCTGAGGATCGCCCTCGAGCTGTACCACAAGCGGCTGATCGTCGGGGGCTTCGACCGGGTCTACGAGATCGGCCATTGCTTCCGCAACGAAGGCATCGACACCCGACACAACCCCGAATTCACCATGCTCGAACTATATCAGTCCTTCGCCGACTATGAGGACATGATGCGCCTCGGCGAGGAGATGTTCGCCGGCGCGGCCGAAGAGGCCCTGGGCACGACCAAGGTCACCTATCAAGGGCGAGTCCTGGACCTCACCCCACCGTGGCCACGGGTCAGGATGCTCGACGCGATCAAGGAGTACGCCGGGGTCGACTGGCTGACCGTGAAGAGCGACCAGGAGGCCGTGGCCATCGGCGAGAAGCTCGGCCTGGACCTGGCCGGCAAGCGGACCAAGGGGATGGTCCTTGACGAACTGTGCTCCGAGTTTGTCGAGCCGCGCCTGATCCAGCCGTCTTTCCTCATCGACTACCCGATCGAGATCTCCCCCCTGGCCAAGCGACGGCCGGACAACCCCGAATTGACCTATCGTTTCGAGGCCTTCATCAACGGTTGGGAGACGATGAACGCCTTCTCGGAGCTGAACGACCCGATCGACCAGCGCGAGCGGTTCGAGCAGCAGGCCCGGGAGAAGGCCAAGGGGAACGACGAGGCGATGGCCTACGACGAGGACTTCGTCACCGCCCTCGAATACGGGATGCCGCCCACCGGCGGCATGGGCGTCGGTATCGATCGCCTGACCATGCTTCTCACCGACTCGCCTTCCATCCGCGATGTCATCCTCTTCCCGGTGATGAGGCCGCGGGGCTGA
- the feoB gene encoding ferrous iron transport protein B: MAVRRHHLRGQFTVDKVKSGGGDRRVGYELVGLPPGARRIVLVGNPNTGKSVFFNAFTGLYVDVSNFPGTTVEVSSGRLGQDVVLDTPGIYGVSSFNDEERVARDVILAADLVINVVNGSSLERDLFLTLQLIDMGLPLVVAVNMVDEAERHGLRVDYERLRDILGVPVVPTVATAGRGLDTVRRMLDTARPGRPDPDTLELCKRAGELAGTPEGPAARSEALLMVEDDPTVLAEYGGRPTGRREEVYGRRRKRVDALVAEVVRREQRRADFGRTLSDLSLSPLAGTLIVFIVLLGLYELIGVLAAQKVVGFTEDRLMRGYYEPWIRGLLAPYLAAGGAAAQFLTGEFGLLTMTVTYVVGLLFPLVVAFYLGMSLLEDSGYLPRLATLVDREMMRIGLNGRAVIPVILGFGCVTMAIITTRLLGTARERTIAVALLALTIPCSAQLGVIAGMMAGVGPLAVLIFVGTIAAIFALAGTILDRLLPGVSSDLFIDLPPLRLPRVGNVLQKTWAKTVMFLRDAGPLFVYGSLVISFLKVTGWLADVQGFLAPLTVGWLHLPREAATAFIMGIVRRDFGAAGLSALTLDAAQKVTAVVTITLFVPCIAAVMVIFKERGSLQALIVWASSFVVAFLAGGLIGRLAEAVL, from the coding sequence GTGGCCGTTAGACGTCACCACCTGCGCGGGCAGTTCACCGTGGACAAGGTCAAGTCGGGGGGCGGCGATCGCCGCGTCGGCTACGAGCTGGTCGGCCTGCCGCCCGGCGCCCGGCGGATCGTCCTGGTCGGCAACCCCAACACCGGCAAGTCGGTCTTCTTCAACGCCTTCACCGGCCTGTACGTCGACGTCTCCAACTTCCCGGGGACCACCGTCGAGGTCTCCAGCGGCCGGCTGGGTCAAGATGTGGTCCTCGACACGCCGGGCATCTATGGGGTCTCCTCCTTCAACGATGAGGAGCGGGTGGCCCGGGACGTCATCCTGGCCGCCGACCTGGTCATCAACGTGGTCAATGGATCCAGCCTCGAGCGCGACCTCTTCCTGACCCTCCAGCTCATCGACATGGGGTTGCCCTTGGTGGTCGCGGTGAACATGGTCGACGAGGCCGAGCGGCACGGCCTTCGGGTCGACTACGAGCGCCTGCGGGATATCCTCGGTGTCCCGGTGGTCCCGACGGTGGCCACCGCGGGACGAGGCCTGGATACGGTCCGCCGGATGCTCGACACCGCCCGCCCCGGCCGCCCCGACCCGGACACCCTCGAGCTCTGCAAACGTGCGGGCGAACTGGCCGGGACGCCTGAGGGGCCGGCCGCCCGGAGTGAGGCCCTCCTGATGGTCGAGGACGACCCGACCGTCCTCGCGGAGTACGGTGGGCGACCGACCGGCCGGCGCGAGGAGGTTTACGGACGGCGGCGGAAGCGGGTCGACGCCCTGGTGGCCGAGGTCGTCCGTCGCGAGCAGCGGCGGGCCGACTTCGGCCGGACCCTGTCCGACCTCAGCCTCAGCCCCTTGGCCGGAACGCTGATCGTCTTCATCGTCCTCCTCGGGCTCTATGAGCTGATCGGGGTGCTGGCGGCCCAGAAGGTCGTCGGGTTCACCGAGGACCGGCTGATGCGGGGCTATTACGAGCCCTGGATCCGCGGCCTGCTTGCCCCTTACTTGGCCGCCGGGGGGGCGGCGGCTCAGTTCCTGACGGGTGAGTTCGGCCTCCTGACGATGACCGTGACCTACGTGGTCGGGCTCCTCTTCCCCCTCGTGGTCGCCTTCTATCTCGGAATGTCGCTCCTGGAGGACTCCGGCTACCTGCCCCGTCTGGCCACCCTGGTGGACCGGGAGATGATGCGGATCGGCCTCAACGGCCGGGCGGTCATCCCGGTCATCCTCGGTTTCGGTTGCGTGACCATGGCCATCATCACCACCCGCCTCCTCGGAACGGCCCGCGAGCGGACCATCGCCGTGGCCCTCCTGGCCCTCACCATCCCGTGTTCGGCGCAATTGGGGGTGATCGCCGGGATGATGGCCGGGGTCGGCCCCCTGGCCGTCCTGATCTTCGTCGGGACCATCGCCGCCATCTTCGCCCTCGCCGGGACCATCCTCGACCGGCTCCTGCCGGGCGTGTCCTCCGATCTCTTCATCGACCTGCCCCCCCTGCGGCTGCCCCGGGTCGGCAACGTCCTTCAGAAGACCTGGGCCAAGACGGTCATGTTCCTGCGCGACGCCGGGCCCCTCTTCGTCTATGGCTCGCTGGTCATCAGCTTCCTGAAGGTGACCGGTTGGCTCGCGGACGTCCAGGGCTTCCTGGCCCCGCTCACCGTGGGTTGGCTGCACCTCCCCCGGGAGGCGGCGACGGCCTTCATCATGGGCATCGTCCGGCGGGACTTCGGCGCGGCCGGCCTTTCGGCGCTGACCCTGGACGCGGCCCAGAAGGTCACCGCGGTGGTCACCATCACCCTCTTCGTCCCCTGCATCGCCGCGGTGATGGTGATCTTCAAGGAGCGCGGTTCTCTGCAGGCCCTGATCGTCTGGGCTTCCAGCTTCGTCGTGGCCTTCCTGGCCGGCGGGCTGATCGGTCGGTTGGCCGAGGCGGTGCTTTAA
- a CDS encoding FeoA family protein produces the protein MTLDEARRGQVLIIGGISDGRAKDQALRFGLAAGSEVRCEQALRGGPVVLSRGAMQVAIGRRLCPRIAVELAPRRGGVRRGR, from the coding sequence ATGACCCTGGACGAAGCTCGGCGCGGTCAGGTCCTGATCATCGGCGGGATCAGCGATGGGCGCGCCAAGGACCAGGCCCTTCGCTTCGGCCTGGCCGCCGGGTCCGAAGTCCGCTGCGAGCAGGCCTTGCGGGGCGGGCCGGTGGTCCTCAGCCGGGGGGCGATGCAGGTGGCCATCGGACGCCGCCTGTGTCCCAGGATCGCCGTCGAGCTGGCCCCGCGCCGGGGAGGCGTCCGCCGTGGCCGTTAG